One segment of Herbaspirillum hiltneri N3 DNA contains the following:
- a CDS encoding HAD family hydrolase has product MKNNQQGNAPMTVAIARRGFLGRALASAAGVAMVGAPLAAQAKSAKAPIGLDRAKWAPRNRDMMEQMIAAYGNTSRSYKSGKKPYAVFDWDNTSIMNDCEEALLMHQINTLSFKLTPAEFSAIIRQNVPPGPFTADFKNAAGKVVDLDSICADLDADYAFLHANYKGFTGGKSLEEISATSEFLDFRAKLYYLYEAVNDTHGVNVGYPWVIYFFANMTVAEVSALAEASNDAALGAALSKVKYTSPADRPGKAGVVSVGHFHGIRLCTEIGGMMDTFRDHGIDIYVCTASLEDVVAVFATNPKYGYNVARENIIGLRLERDGSNYKNAYLKNWPLTWGPGKTVAIKSELVAAKGYGPIFVAGDSDGDYDMLRDFADTRYGLIVNRMKNGKIGELSKLAAAQISASQPRFLLQGRQESTGNWLPVETSIKYGKTTPSLTV; this is encoded by the coding sequence ATGAAAAATAATCAACAGGGAAACGCGCCGATGACAGTGGCAATCGCGCGACGGGGATTTCTGGGACGCGCGCTGGCTTCTGCCGCCGGCGTCGCCATGGTCGGCGCGCCGCTGGCCGCGCAAGCAAAATCAGCCAAGGCGCCGATCGGCCTGGATCGCGCCAAATGGGCGCCACGCAATCGTGACATGATGGAGCAGATGATTGCCGCGTATGGCAATACGTCGCGCAGCTACAAGAGCGGCAAGAAGCCCTACGCCGTGTTCGACTGGGACAACACCAGCATCATGAACGATTGCGAAGAAGCGCTGCTGATGCACCAGATCAACACCTTGTCGTTCAAGCTCACGCCGGCTGAATTCAGCGCGATCATCCGCCAGAACGTCCCGCCAGGGCCTTTCACGGCGGATTTCAAGAATGCCGCAGGCAAGGTGGTGGATCTCGATTCCATCTGCGCCGACCTGGATGCCGATTACGCTTTCCTGCATGCGAACTACAAAGGCTTCACCGGCGGCAAGTCGCTCGAAGAAATCAGCGCGACCAGCGAATTCCTCGACTTCCGCGCCAAGCTGTATTACCTGTATGAAGCCGTCAACGATACCCACGGCGTCAATGTCGGCTATCCGTGGGTGATTTATTTCTTCGCCAACATGACCGTAGCTGAAGTGTCGGCGCTGGCGGAGGCATCCAACGATGCGGCCCTGGGCGCGGCGCTCAGCAAGGTCAAATACACCAGCCCCGCCGACCGTCCCGGCAAGGCCGGCGTGGTCAGCGTCGGCCATTTCCATGGCATCCGCCTCTGTACCGAGATCGGCGGCATGATGGATACGTTTCGCGATCACGGCATCGACATCTACGTGTGCACCGCCTCGCTCGAGGACGTGGTGGCGGTGTTCGCGACCAATCCGAAATACGGTTACAACGTGGCCCGCGAAAACATCATCGGCCTGCGCCTCGAACGCGACGGCAGCAATTACAAGAATGCTTACCTGAAGAACTGGCCGCTGACCTGGGGCCCGGGCAAGACGGTGGCGATCAAAAGCGAACTGGTCGCAGCCAAAGGCTACGGGCCGATTTTCGTGGCGGGCGACAGCGATGGCGATTACGATATGCTGAGGGACTTCGCCGACACGCGCTACGGCCTGATCGTCAACCGCATGAAGAACGGCAAGATCGGCGAGTTGTCGAAACTGGCGGCGGCGCAGATTTCCGCAAGTCAGCCGCGCTTCCTGTTGCAAGGCAGGCAAGAGTCGACCGGCAACTGGCTGCCCGTGGAAACCAGCATCAAGTACGGCAAGACGACGCCCTCGTTGACTGTTTGA
- a CDS encoding ethanolamine ammonia-lyase subunit EutB has protein sequence MPSYQFSHTVGAITHQFRDLKDLMAKATPLRSGDMLAGVGAASAEQRVVAQMALAELPLRTFLNEALVPYEADEITRLIIDGHDDAAFAAISHLTVGDFRNWLLGDDVDSATLSAVAPGITPEMAAAVSKIMRNQDLILVAKKCRVVTAFRNTIGLAGRLSTRLQPNHPTDDATGIAASLLDGLLYGSGDAVFGINPATDNVPQVVNLVTMMAEIIARYEIPTQSCVLTHVTNTIAAIERGAPVDLVFQSIAGTEAANRSFGIDLALLEEARGAALSLGRGTVGDNVMYFETGQGSALSAGAHHGMDQQTCEARAYAVARKFKPLLVNTVVGFIGPEYLYDGKQIIRAGLEDHFCAKLLGLPMGCDVCYTNHAEADQNDMDNLLTLLATAGCNFVMGIPGSDDIMLNYQTTSFHDALYVRRVLGLAPAPEFEAWLQRMQIFSSEPQFRLNDGLPPTFRDALRRLS, from the coding sequence GTGCCGTCCTATCAGTTCAGCCATACCGTCGGCGCCATCACGCACCAGTTCCGCGATCTCAAGGACCTGATGGCCAAGGCGACGCCACTGCGTTCCGGCGACATGCTGGCGGGCGTCGGCGCCGCCAGCGCGGAGCAACGCGTGGTGGCGCAGATGGCCCTGGCGGAACTGCCGTTGCGCACTTTCCTCAACGAGGCGCTCGTGCCTTATGAGGCCGACGAAATAACGCGCCTGATCATCGACGGACATGATGACGCCGCCTTCGCCGCGATCAGCCACCTGACGGTGGGCGATTTCCGCAACTGGCTGCTGGGCGACGACGTCGACAGCGCGACGCTCAGCGCAGTAGCGCCCGGCATCACGCCGGAAATGGCCGCTGCGGTGAGCAAGATCATGCGCAATCAGGACCTGATTCTGGTGGCGAAGAAGTGCCGCGTCGTCACCGCCTTCCGCAACACCATCGGCCTGGCCGGACGTTTGTCGACGCGCCTGCAGCCCAATCATCCGACCGACGACGCCACCGGCATCGCAGCCAGCCTGCTGGACGGCCTGCTGTACGGTAGCGGCGACGCCGTATTCGGCATCAATCCCGCCACTGACAACGTGCCGCAAGTGGTCAACCTGGTCACGATGATGGCAGAGATCATCGCGCGTTACGAGATTCCGACGCAGTCCTGCGTGTTGACCCACGTGACCAACACCATTGCCGCCATCGAACGCGGCGCGCCGGTCGACCTGGTGTTCCAGTCGATCGCCGGTACCGAGGCCGCCAATCGCAGCTTCGGCATCGACCTGGCCTTGCTGGAGGAGGCGCGCGGCGCGGCGCTGTCGCTGGGGCGCGGTACGGTCGGCGACAACGTCATGTATTTTGAAACCGGGCAAGGTAGCGCGCTGTCGGCGGGCGCTCACCACGGCATGGATCAGCAGACCTGCGAAGCGCGTGCCTACGCGGTGGCGCGCAAGTTCAAGCCGCTGTTGGTCAACACCGTGGTCGGCTTCATCGGTCCCGAGTACCTCTACGACGGCAAGCAGATCATCCGCGCCGGACTGGAAGACCATTTCTGCGCCAAACTGCTCGGCCTGCCGATGGGGTGCGACGTCTGCTATACCAACCACGCCGAAGCGGATCAAAACGACATGGACAACCTGTTGACTTTGCTGGCGACGGCGGGGTGCAACTTCGTCATGGGCATTCCCGGGTCCGACGACATCATGCTCAACTATCAGACCACTTCATTCCACGACGCCCTGTATGTGCGGCGGGTGCTCGGACTGGCGCCGGCGCCCGAATTCGAGGCATGGCTGCAGCGCATGCAGATCTTCAGCAGCGAGCCGCAGTTTCGCCTCAACGATGGCTTGCCGCCCACCTTTCGCGACGCCTTGCGGCGTCTGTCGTGA
- the eat gene encoding ethanolamine permease, with protein MDLATSSRHAGLKPVLSTLQLWGIAVGLVISGEYFGWSYGWASAGTLGFTVTALFIAAMYTTFIFSFTELTTSIPHAGGPFAYSKRAFGPTGGYLAGAATLIEFVFAPPAIALAIGAYLNVQFPTVDPKLAALGAYLVFMTLNIVGVQIAATFELCVTLLAIFELLVFMGVVSPGFSLANFTKGGWSGSDSFSLASIPGMFAAIPFAIWFFLAIEGVAMAAEEAKDPRRSIPIAYITGILTLVVLAIGVMLFAGGAGDWSKLSNINDPLPQAMKLIVGANSNWLHMLVWLGLFGLVASFHGIILGYSRQIFALSREAYLPAYFAKVHPRFKTPHRAILAGGAVGIAAIYSDELITIGGQTLTANIVTMSVFGAILMYILSMLSLFKLRRSEAGLTRPFRAPLYPIFPAFALFGALVCMATMIYYNLLIFVIFLAFLALGYGYFLMTGGQRAAVGVAASPEANG; from the coding sequence ATGGATTTAGCGACATCCAGCCGGCATGCGGGTCTCAAGCCGGTGCTGAGCACGTTGCAGCTGTGGGGCATCGCCGTCGGGCTGGTGATTTCCGGCGAATATTTCGGCTGGAGTTATGGCTGGGCATCGGCCGGCACGCTCGGTTTCACGGTCACCGCGCTGTTCATCGCGGCGATGTACACCACCTTCATTTTCAGCTTTACCGAACTGACCACCTCGATCCCGCATGCGGGCGGTCCGTTCGCTTACAGCAAGCGCGCGTTCGGTCCCACCGGCGGTTACCTTGCCGGCGCTGCGACGCTGATCGAGTTCGTGTTCGCCCCGCCCGCGATTGCGCTGGCCATCGGCGCGTATCTGAACGTGCAGTTCCCGACGGTCGATCCCAAGCTTGCCGCGCTGGGCGCCTACCTCGTGTTCATGACGCTCAACATCGTCGGCGTGCAGATCGCCGCGACCTTCGAACTCTGTGTGACGCTGCTGGCGATCTTCGAATTGCTGGTGTTCATGGGCGTGGTGTCGCCGGGCTTTTCGCTCGCCAATTTCACCAAGGGCGGCTGGTCCGGCAGCGACAGTTTCAGCCTGGCCTCGATCCCCGGCATGTTCGCAGCGATCCCGTTCGCGATCTGGTTTTTCCTGGCGATCGAAGGCGTCGCCATGGCGGCGGAGGAAGCCAAGGATCCACGGCGCTCCATCCCGATCGCCTACATCACCGGCATCTTGACGCTGGTGGTGCTGGCCATCGGCGTGATGCTGTTCGCTGGCGGAGCAGGGGACTGGAGCAAGCTGTCGAACATCAATGATCCGCTGCCGCAGGCGATGAAGCTGATCGTCGGCGCCAACAGCAACTGGCTGCACATGCTGGTGTGGCTGGGCTTGTTCGGCCTGGTGGCGTCGTTCCACGGCATCATCCTGGGTTACTCGCGGCAGATCTTCGCCTTGTCGCGGGAGGCCTACCTGCCGGCCTATTTCGCCAAGGTGCATCCGCGCTTCAAGACACCACATCGCGCCATCCTGGCCGGCGGTGCAGTCGGCATCGCAGCGATCTACAGCGACGAACTGATCACCATCGGCGGCCAGACGCTGACGGCCAACATCGTCACGATGTCGGTGTTCGGTGCCATCCTGATGTACATCCTGAGCATGCTGAGCCTGTTCAAGCTGCGTCGTAGCGAAGCGGGCTTGACGCGACCGTTCCGGGCGCCGCTGTATCCGATCTTCCCGGCGTTCGCGTTGTTCGGTGCGCTGGTCTGCATGGCGACCATGATCTATTACAACCTGCTTATTTTCGTGATTTTCCTGGCGTTTCTGGCGCTCGGCTACGGTTATTTCCTGATGACAGGCGGTCAGCGCGCCGCGGTCGGGGTCGCCGCCTCGCCTGAAGCCAACGGCTGA
- a CDS encoding potassium channel family protein — protein sequence MSEKEFSSRRQEHVPSVSTPLLPVALLVSIPAFYLVLNGDLSPYRDTGRWLYAVVALLIFLELCTRYRKKPSAPKFKSLVAIDLLIFFGAVASTVTYAPSWNFIEWLLRLTYCVIVFLRLSTLLARYVAPHRLLQIGAFSLFLLAIAGEGFLLLEPKIHTYADGVWLAFLTGATLGYGDLVPSTPASRIFAVFIVLLGYALFSVFTASISAILVGEDEKRLRHELHVDTRMLRSEIAALRKELRDGLSGRPSQGESRQEEA from the coding sequence ATGTCAGAAAAAGAGTTTTCATCCCGGCGACAGGAGCATGTTCCCTCGGTTTCGACGCCGTTGCTTCCGGTTGCCTTGCTAGTCAGCATTCCAGCCTTCTATCTTGTTTTGAACGGGGATTTGTCCCCGTACCGGGATACGGGACGATGGCTTTATGCAGTCGTTGCGCTGCTGATTTTCCTGGAGTTGTGCACGCGTTATCGAAAAAAGCCGTCGGCCCCGAAGTTCAAAAGCCTGGTTGCGATAGATTTATTGATATTTTTCGGCGCCGTTGCCAGCACAGTGACTTACGCGCCGTCATGGAATTTTATCGAGTGGCTATTGCGCCTGACCTACTGCGTAATTGTCTTTTTGCGGCTGTCCACTTTGCTGGCGAGATACGTCGCTCCGCATCGGCTTTTACAGATCGGCGCCTTCTCTCTCTTTCTGCTCGCGATTGCCGGAGAGGGATTTCTACTGCTTGAGCCAAAAATCCACACCTACGCCGACGGCGTATGGCTGGCGTTTTTGACCGGCGCCACATTGGGCTATGGTGATCTCGTCCCGTCCACTCCGGCTTCCAGGATATTCGCCGTATTTATCGTTTTGTTAGGCTACGCCTTGTTTTCGGTATTCACTGCGAGTATTTCTGCGATTCTTGTGGGAGAGGATGAGAAACGCCTGCGTCACGAATTGCACGTCGACACACGCATGCTGCGATCCGAAATTGCCGCTTTGCGCAAGGAATTGCGTGACGGCCTTTCGGGACGGCCTTCGCAGGGCGAGTCGCGGCAAGAAGAGGCGTAA
- the phbB gene encoding acetoacetyl-CoA reductase, translating to MNAKVALVTGGTRGLGAAIAIALRDAGYRVAAVHRSNADAARAFKEKTSIPVFCWDVSNFSACADGVRQVENEIGPIDVLINNAGITRDAVLHRMSPEQWGDVIGTNLGSVFNMSRNVIEGMRERGFGRIVNISSVNGERGQIGQANYAAAKAGILGFTKSLAQESARKNITVNAIAPGYCDTDMVAAVPKDVLEKIVATIPVGRLGNGGDIARLVVFLADDAAGFITGATLDINGGQFMA from the coding sequence ATGAATGCCAAAGTCGCATTGGTAACGGGTGGCACCCGAGGGCTGGGAGCCGCGATTGCTATTGCTTTGCGCGACGCAGGATATCGCGTCGCGGCAGTACATCGCAGCAATGCGGACGCAGCGCGGGCATTCAAGGAAAAAACATCCATTCCGGTATTTTGCTGGGATGTCAGCAATTTTTCTGCGTGCGCTGACGGCGTTCGGCAAGTTGAAAATGAAATCGGGCCGATTGATGTGCTGATAAACAATGCCGGCATCACGAGGGATGCCGTGTTGCACCGCATGTCGCCGGAGCAATGGGGAGACGTCATCGGCACCAATCTTGGCTCCGTGTTCAACATGTCGCGCAATGTCATCGAAGGCATGCGTGAACGCGGTTTCGGCCGGATCGTCAACATCAGCTCCGTCAATGGCGAGCGTGGCCAGATAGGGCAGGCAAACTATGCCGCCGCCAAAGCCGGGATCCTGGGTTTTACCAAATCGCTCGCCCAGGAAAGCGCCCGGAAGAACATCACCGTCAACGCAATCGCCCCGGGATATTGCGATACGGACATGGTGGCTGCTGTTCCCAAGGATGTGCTGGAGAAAATCGTTGCCACTATTCCAGTCGGACGTCTTGGGAATGGCGGCGATATTGCGCGACTGGTCGTATTTCTGGCTGATGATGCAGCAGGATTCATTACGGGGGCAACGCTGGATATTAACGGCGGTCAGTTCATGGCGTGA
- a CDS encoding response regulator: MAQILVVDDSSTVRAEVGDFLKKNGLDVTLAVDGRDGLVKLKGDPSIKLVVSDVNMPNMDGLTMAEKIRSELGNSAVNIIMLTTENSPIMKERGKAAGIKGWIVKPFKGDAVLATFKKLVGA, from the coding sequence ATGGCACAAATCCTCGTAGTCGACGACTCCAGCACGGTCCGGGCCGAAGTAGGCGATTTCCTCAAGAAGAACGGCCTCGACGTGACCCTGGCCGTGGACGGTCGCGACGGCCTCGTCAAACTCAAGGGCGATCCGTCGATCAAGCTGGTGGTATCCGACGTCAACATGCCCAACATGGACGGTCTGACCATGGCTGAAAAGATCCGCAGCGAACTCGGCAACAGCGCCGTCAACATCATCATGCTGACCACGGAGAATTCCCCGATCATGAAAGAGCGCGGCAAGGCCGCCGGCATCAAGGGCTGGATCGTCAAGCCATTCAAGGGCGACGCCGTACTGGCGACGTTCAAGAAGCTGGTCGGCGCCTGA
- a CDS encoding universal stress protein, with protein sequence MSYKTILVYIDQSSHCAGRIKIAAEIAIAHDAHLVGVAVTGISRFIYPDGMVFVTSVIDGLRERAQRSLDRFEETVKRIGVNSYESRISEDDAQGALAQQARYSDLIVVSQIDLNERDGADISDLPEYVMLNSSRPVLTIPYAGTFENVGRNALIAWDGSMEATHAITNAMPMLKKAHNVTIALFNAARQFDVHGEQPGADIALYLARHGVKIDVVEERTEIDVGNALLSLAADKGADLLVMGGYGHSRFQEVLLGGVTSTILDTMTLPVLMSH encoded by the coding sequence ATGTCCTATAAAACCATCCTCGTCTACATCGATCAATCCAGCCATTGCGCCGGCCGCATTAAAATTGCTGCTGAAATTGCCATTGCACATGACGCGCATCTGGTCGGCGTCGCGGTCACCGGCATCTCGCGTTTCATCTATCCGGACGGCATGGTTTTTGTCACTTCAGTGATCGACGGCTTGCGTGAACGTGCTCAGCGCAGTCTCGATCGGTTTGAGGAAACGGTAAAACGGATTGGTGTAAATTCCTACGAGAGCCGTATCAGCGAAGACGACGCTCAAGGTGCGCTCGCACAGCAGGCTCGTTACAGCGACCTGATCGTGGTGAGTCAAATAGACCTCAATGAACGAGACGGAGCCGACATCTCTGATTTGCCCGAGTACGTCATGCTGAATTCGTCACGCCCCGTGCTCACGATTCCCTATGCGGGGACGTTCGAAAATGTCGGTCGCAACGCATTGATCGCATGGGACGGCAGCATGGAGGCAACGCATGCGATCACAAATGCAATGCCCATGCTGAAGAAAGCACACAATGTCACCATTGCCTTGTTTAATGCAGCGCGTCAATTCGACGTTCACGGCGAACAGCCCGGCGCCGACATCGCTCTCTATCTGGCCAGGCATGGCGTGAAAATCGATGTGGTGGAGGAACGCACCGAGATCGATGTCGGCAATGCCTTGCTCTCACTGGCAGCGGACAAGGGGGCTGATCTGCTCGTCATGGGCGGGTACGGGCATTCCAGATTCCAAGAAGTGCTGTTAGGTGGCGTAACCTCGACGATCCTCGATACGATGACGCTGCCGGTCCTGATGTCGCATTGA
- a CDS encoding helix-turn-helix domain-containing protein, with protein MFHHSSSPARPGAPPVHIGEVLRTVVAHDVDEHAHNLTNWEQRYDQITHGRFCGELNEWQAHGLQIFRERSSRAVLQSCCVWPDAFWFGIEPQAGGMRINGRHVGAGMIMTQPGHREFELMTPDDHAILGIVIQRNTLLAAADRLGCRIEWSRLASAELLHVGQVALDTCAQHIQTLLDPATPHGAHAMQQDQVVTTLLAMLDASEVESEACTSLLRRRRIVGDARDYAMGNKDEPITISMLCEQLHVSRRTLQYCFEDVMGISPMTYLRSLRLNGVRRQLMQGAAAGASHAVRIGDVAAAWGFSNFSQFSCDYKKLFGESPSSALRTAA; from the coding sequence ATGTTCCATCACTCATCCTCGCCCGCCCGTCCGGGTGCACCGCCGGTGCACATCGGCGAGGTGCTGCGCACCGTTGTCGCGCACGACGTCGATGAGCACGCCCACAATCTGACCAACTGGGAACAACGCTACGACCAGATTACGCACGGTCGTTTTTGCGGGGAATTGAATGAATGGCAAGCGCACGGCTTGCAAATCTTCCGCGAGCGCAGCAGCCGCGCCGTGCTGCAGTCCTGCTGCGTCTGGCCGGATGCGTTCTGGTTCGGCATCGAGCCACAGGCGGGCGGCATGCGCATCAACGGCCGTCATGTCGGCGCCGGCATGATCATGACGCAGCCGGGCCATCGCGAATTCGAGCTGATGACGCCGGACGATCATGCCATCCTCGGCATCGTGATCCAGCGCAATACCCTGCTCGCCGCCGCCGATCGCCTGGGCTGCCGGATCGAATGGTCCAGGCTGGCCTCGGCGGAATTGCTGCATGTCGGCCAAGTCGCATTGGACACCTGTGCGCAGCACATCCAGACCTTGCTCGATCCGGCAACGCCGCACGGCGCGCACGCCATGCAGCAGGACCAGGTCGTCACGACACTGCTGGCGATGCTCGACGCCAGCGAAGTCGAGAGCGAAGCCTGCACCAGCCTGCTGCGGCGTCGGCGCATCGTCGGCGATGCGCGCGACTACGCGATGGGCAACAAGGATGAGCCGATCACGATTTCCATGCTGTGCGAACAGCTGCACGTGAGCCGTCGCACGCTGCAATATTGTTTTGAAGATGTGATGGGCATCAGCCCGATGACCTACCTGCGCTCGTTGCGCCTGAACGGCGTACGACGCCAGCTGATGCAGGGTGCCGCCGCCGGCGCATCGCATGCGGTCCGCATCGGCGACGTTGCCGCCGCCTGGGGATTCAGCAATTTCAGCCAGTTTTCCTGCGACTACAAGAAACTCTTCGGCGAGTCGCCGTCCAGCGCCCTGCGCACCGCTGCCTGA
- the eutC gene encoding ethanolamine ammonia-lyase subunit EutC — MPDNKSPVIDNPWQALRQFTAARIALGRAGVSLPTAPQLAFQLAHAQARDAVHLALDADTLRTQLLQAGIPGAEACQVLDSAAVDRLTYLQRPDLGRRLSDASRALLSSAVGVAQAQEDRIYDLAFVIADGLSSLAIARNAVPFLQAVQQRIAPRSWTQAPPTIVRQGRVAIGDEIGSLLRTRLVVVMIGERPGLSSPDSMGLYLSWMPRTGMTDAERNCISNVRPEGMRYDEAAGKLDYLLAEAHRRGLTGVGLKDESAGDPQVLAPPGMNFLLVDDPEP; from the coding sequence ATGCCTGACAACAAATCTCCCGTCATCGACAACCCATGGCAAGCGCTGCGGCAGTTCACGGCCGCCCGTATTGCCCTGGGCCGCGCTGGCGTCAGCCTGCCGACCGCGCCGCAACTGGCCTTCCAACTGGCGCATGCGCAGGCGCGCGACGCCGTGCACCTGGCCTTGGATGCCGACACCCTGCGCACGCAATTGCTGCAAGCCGGCATCCCCGGCGCCGAAGCGTGTCAGGTGCTCGACAGCGCCGCCGTCGACCGCCTGACCTATCTGCAGCGTCCGGATCTCGGCAGACGCCTGAGCGACGCGTCGCGCGCGCTGCTTAGCAGTGCCGTGGGGGTTGCGCAAGCGCAGGAAGACAGGATTTACGATCTTGCCTTCGTGATTGCCGACGGCTTGTCGTCGCTGGCCATCGCCAGAAATGCCGTACCGTTTCTGCAGGCAGTCCAGCAACGCATCGCACCGCGCAGCTGGACGCAGGCACCGCCGACCATCGTGCGCCAGGGCCGCGTCGCCATCGGTGACGAAATCGGCAGCCTGTTGCGGACCAGGCTGGTGGTGGTCATGATCGGCGAACGACCAGGCCTCAGTTCGCCCGACAGCATGGGCTTGTACCTGAGCTGGATGCCGCGCACGGGCATGACCGACGCCGAGCGCAATTGCATCTCCAACGTCCGGCCCGAAGGCATGCGCTATGACGAGGCCGCCGGCAAACTCGATTATCTGCTGGCGGAAGCGCACAGGCGCGGATTGACCGGCGTCGGGCTCAAGGACGAGAGTGCGGGAGACCCGCAGGTGCTGGCGCCGCCGGGGATGAACTTCCTGTTGGTTGACGATCCGGAGCCCTGA